A window of the Canis lupus baileyi chromosome 8, mCanLup2.hap1, whole genome shotgun sequence genome harbors these coding sequences:
- the C8H1orf146 gene encoding protein SPO16 homolog isoform X3 — protein sequence MLKCMSYEVATALENQSHKIRYSDSVENGSIIFSLSGVAFLLMDAKECFISAEEIFLAKIEKFINIHQKSFLVLSAALHGPEEWKLMFRIQQRFLGSNLRILPVHNTVNAINLMCTIAKTASKPYTDRICYRMITTEAYIIEQSPVWKTLQKLKLSSDPFNLN from the exons ATGCTTAAATGCATG agttacGAAGTTGCAACTGCCCTAGAAAATCAAAGCCACAAGATTCGGTATTCAGATTCAGTGGAAAATGGatcaattatattttctctttctg GAGTTGCATTTTTATTGATGGATGCTAAAGAATGCTTTATATCAGCTGAAGAAATATTTCTAGCCAAAATTGAGAAGTTTATTAATATTCACCAAAAGAGTTTTTTGGTTCTGTCTGCTGCCCTCCATGGGCCTGAGGAATGGAAACTGATGTTCAGGATTCAGCAAAG attcctGGGTAGTAACTTACGGATACTTCCAGTACACAACACAGTAAATGCTATTAATCTTATGTGCACTATAGCTAAG ACTGCCTCCAAACCATACACAGATAGGATCTGCTATAGAATGATAACAACTGAGGCTTACATCATTGAGCAAAGTCCTGTTTGGAAAACACTTCAAAAGTTAAAACTGAGTAGTGATCCATTTAACCTAAATTAG
- the C8H1orf146 gene encoding protein SPO16 homolog isoform X1: MAENGRKEKVKWTTTIIISSSLKSYEVATALENQSHKIRYSDSVENGSIIFSLSGVAFLLMDAKECFISAEEIFLAKIEKFINIHQKSFLVLSAALHGPEEWKLMFRIQQRFLGSNLRILPVHNTVNAINLMCTIAKTASKPYTDRICYRMITTEAYIIEQSPVWKTLQKLKLSSDPFNLN; this comes from the exons ATGGCTGAaaatggcagaaaagaaaaagtaaaatggacaACCACCATTATTATTAGCTCATCTCTTAAG agttacGAAGTTGCAACTGCCCTAGAAAATCAAAGCCACAAGATTCGGTATTCAGATTCAGTGGAAAATGGatcaattatattttctctttctg GAGTTGCATTTTTATTGATGGATGCTAAAGAATGCTTTATATCAGCTGAAGAAATATTTCTAGCCAAAATTGAGAAGTTTATTAATATTCACCAAAAGAGTTTTTTGGTTCTGTCTGCTGCCCTCCATGGGCCTGAGGAATGGAAACTGATGTTCAGGATTCAGCAAAG attcctGGGTAGTAACTTACGGATACTTCCAGTACACAACACAGTAAATGCTATTAATCTTATGTGCACTATAGCTAAG ACTGCCTCCAAACCATACACAGATAGGATCTGCTATAGAATGATAACAACTGAGGCTTACATCATTGAGCAAAGTCCTGTTTGGAAAACACTTCAAAAGTTAAAACTGAGTAGTGATCCATTTAACCTAAATTAG
- the C8H1orf146 gene encoding protein SPO16 homolog isoform X2, which yields MNMDFKAFLMLKCMSYEVATALENQSHKIRYSDSVENGSIIFSLSGVAFLLMDAKECFISAEEIFLAKIEKFINIHQKSFLVLSAALHGPEEWKLMFRIQQRFLGSNLRILPVHNTVNAINLMCTIAKTASKPYTDRICYRMITTEAYIIEQSPVWKTLQKLKLSSDPFNLN from the exons ATGAATATGGATTTTAA agcttttCTTATGCTTAAATGCATG agttacGAAGTTGCAACTGCCCTAGAAAATCAAAGCCACAAGATTCGGTATTCAGATTCAGTGGAAAATGGatcaattatattttctctttctg GAGTTGCATTTTTATTGATGGATGCTAAAGAATGCTTTATATCAGCTGAAGAAATATTTCTAGCCAAAATTGAGAAGTTTATTAATATTCACCAAAAGAGTTTTTTGGTTCTGTCTGCTGCCCTCCATGGGCCTGAGGAATGGAAACTGATGTTCAGGATTCAGCAAAG attcctGGGTAGTAACTTACGGATACTTCCAGTACACAACACAGTAAATGCTATTAATCTTATGTGCACTATAGCTAAG ACTGCCTCCAAACCATACACAGATAGGATCTGCTATAGAATGATAACAACTGAGGCTTACATCATTGAGCAAAGTCCTGTTTGGAAAACACTTCAAAAGTTAAAACTGAGTAGTGATCCATTTAACCTAAATTAG